ttattaagtattatataacacACACAAATTTATTTAAAGTTAAAGTTGGAAAGAAAAAACCCCTAAAGTCAAAACAGGACAATTGAACTGGAACGGAAGGAGTAACATTCAACATAAAATGTCTTTTTTAaaggttcatattttcatgtgtcatatatatatatatatatatatataaatatatatatatatatatatatatatatatatatatatatatatatatatggagagagTAAATTATATCTTTAGCGTTCGTGGTTTACGTTAAATTATAGCAACAATccttatttattattaatttacaCGGATCATCCTTTAAGTTCTATCACTAATGCTCTATATGAATTGTATGCAAGTTTTATACCGAGTATTGTGTATGTTATTTATTTACAACCAGTTCGGAGCCGCCCTCGGACATGTTATGGAGGGAGTTGATGACATTGTTCATGCTATGAGCCTCCCTCCAAAGCACCACTCCACTTCGCCTTGAAAATTTTCTTCGTATAGCATCTTTGAGGAcggaagtttctctttcttcatataATTATGTATCATATACTTGTACTCCTAGATAAGAAACTTGTACattcttttatttaattaattttgtgaCGTATGTAATAAGGAGGGAGTATGTCATGATTGATAGTGATGTGTTATGAGAATGTCATAGGAGGAAGTGGTGAGAAAGTGGAGAGAGAAAACTAGTGTGGCACTGATGTGACATTGAGAAAGGATGTCATGGTTGATAGTGGTCTTACTGATTTTTACTTATACTAAACCCATCATACGTATGAATTGCTTAGATAATTTCATACGAGTATCATTTTAGAATCAAGAGGAATTTAATTTTAGGATGACAAGTTTAGAGCTACtagtaaattttttattttattttattttattttatttttatttttttcacaaAGACAAGTTTAGAATATCCTATCTACCACGGACAAGAGAAAATCTCGGCCTCAACTAACATAGTTAACATAACATAACACTCGTACATAAATATATACGGAGACACGGAGAACATGTTTATCATGAAGTTTGAACTCAAAACCTTTTAGTTAAGAGACTGCTTACATTATGCTAAGTTAATTAGTTAGTTATCAAACGTAGGCTCTTGATTTATATACATTTACGTAAATAACAATTACCACACAacataagtatagttttatataaatatataaataaaaatacaaattagagCACACAACCTTGAGAACCCTAAACACTGCCTGCTAATTAAGGATAATACATCGATCAAACTTAAAAATTAGAAAATACATATGGGCAATTCCATCTAATATTTTTCAAATACATCGAAAAAAACACTTATGATCTTCAGATTTTAATATCCATCCAACATAAACGAGATGTATACTTTACTTTACGAAATGACAATAATATTTGAGTTCGATTTCCATCCAACGATCACTCAATTTCAATTTTGATTATCCCTTATTTCCAAACAAATATCCAAGAGATGAATCTCCACCGGGAACTGATTTGACCTTTGTTGATGGACGGCCCTATGACCATGGATATAGTTCATCAATATCCCAAAAAAGAACgacaatatatgtatatacatattgctATTATCATTAAGACTTTGTTAACGACACGGGCTATCGTTAGTGTGTTTTAAAGTGTTGTAATAAGCGACTACTTTTTAAATTGTACAATTATTATATTTGAGATTTGAGATCAAAATATGATAGATGCAAATTAACTTACTGTCACTAGAAAATCGCTAGATTTATGATCACCATGATAGACGACATATTGCTTGGGGGAAATGGGGTCATCTTTCTTGATGGGATGAAGACTTAGGAGTACCTTTTCCGGCGACTTCTCCATATCATCGGTGCCATACGGTGGCAAACAAATCGGGGACGATGATACTTTAGATTGATGATCATTTTGTTGTTGCCCTAATTTTTCTAACCCGAACAAGTATCCTAGAGAACTTTTTCCTCCACCAGAGTTGTTGTTGCTCATCATCGATAGCTAACCCTAAAAATCTTGGAACTTTCTTTTCTCTCTAACTTTtactatatattatacatatataaatataatatataattaaatattaatatatatcattaacatAAAGTGTATTTGATCGACATGCACCCACTTCTTTATAATTGATGTTTGTCAttattttaatcattttcacattGAAATTTGGTAAATGTGTAATTAACACAAAGCCTTtctttaattaatataatttattgTTTACTTATGTCATTTGTAGGCACTGGCCGGGACGGTTGGTTGGTtggttttatttcttttattttaatgGGTGCGCTTGCTTTTCGATATAAAATAAAAATGAGGATGAAAAAAGAAATACTAAGAAATacaatagtattattagtattacatttGTCGTTGAAGTTCCGGGAGGCCCGGAAGGGGAGCAAAGTGATCGTCCGCTCAGGGCCCATGATTTTCAGGGGCCTAATATTTCTATATATGCGAACATAATTCGAGATTtgagaagtaaaatgaactttagaTCTAAGGGCCTTTCAATATGTTATATGTCACTTCAGTAATTTCCATTGATCAGTATTCATAGAGGTCTTTTTTTACAGCCTCGTTCGGGGCACTGCAAAACTCAGGACTTgttgtgatgactcgggaatttccgactaaatttaaacttaatctttatatgatttcgatacgataagcaaagtctgtaatattgagtctctaaattttaggaacagtttacatgaagccATTAGACCtttgaccaaattctgacgattcacgaacaattgcttgtaaaataatatgtatatatgtatatatataaatataaataaaagtgtacCTATTAaggtgaattaataaaatacaaaatgatCATTTGATTGAAAATGTAAAGTGAAATACAAAGTAATTaagctattatatatatagatacatatatatatatatatatatacgtataaattttataaatattattatatgaatattgtaaAATATATGTGAGATATAAATACTATGTGTTGGAACATTAcaatatctatttctattataaAATAACATAATATCCTAAATAAGAATATgtcattacaagttaaaatatgattattatattaataatgttattatgactttcattaaaataaatattaatattaatgtcaaaattatggatattattatgttaatattatatatagaaatAAAATCTAATACGTGTAAATTGTtacattaatgttgttattattattctaaaatcattatttagaa
This genomic window from Rutidosis leptorrhynchoides isolate AG116_Rl617_1_P2 chromosome 2, CSIRO_AGI_Rlap_v1, whole genome shotgun sequence contains:
- the LOC139888509 gene encoding protein SPIRAL1-like 5 yields the protein MSNNNSGGGKSSLGYLFGLEKLGQQQNDHQSKVSSSPICLPPYGTDDMEKSPEKVLLSLHPIKKDDPISPKQYVVYHGDHKSSDFLVTGRPSTKVKSVPGGDSSLGYLFGNKG